A stretch of the Lolium perenne isolate Kyuss_39 chromosome 3, Kyuss_2.0, whole genome shotgun sequence genome encodes the following:
- the LOC127338745 gene encoding uncharacterized protein, with translation MALSTPTSVVLELMTMGQQSAAHLGELLMAASPPMVAERGQALTAEILRCCDRVIAAISGGATSRKRKATMEHGVLMPSKRRSRSGAEVRREVRSRTTADGFVWRKYGQKDINGSTHPRFYYRCAYSANGCGATRRVQQSQEHPAAFVIAYYGDHTCGAGVGDACQRAAPPLPPAAIYPNAGGVAGFFDQYQNVESPQPLLAAEQSWRRQGEAPCSETSGGRWSSSSSTSSSEAELGTSPVMEFLEGDLGLGWECAVNYLCFTDLAQTGVI, from the exons ATGGCGCTGTCCACCCCGACCTCCGTGGTGCTGGAGCTGATGACGATGGGACAGCAGTCCGCGGCGCACCTGGGGGAGCTGCTCATGGCGGCATCGCCGCCCATGGTGGCGGAGCGCGGCCAGGCGCTCACCGCGGAGATCCTCCGCTGCTGCGACCGCGTCATCGCCGCGATCAGCGGGGGCGCCACCAGCAGGAAGAGGAAGGCGACCATGGAGCACGGCGTTCTTATGCCATCCAAAAGAAG GTCGCGTAGTGGTGCGGAGGTGCGTCGGGAGGTCCGGAGCCGGACGACTGCGGACGGGTTCGTGTGGAGGAAGTACGGGCAGAAGGACATCAATGGAAGCACCCACCCGAG GTTCTACTACCGCTGCGCGTACAGCGCCAATGGCTGCGGCGCGACTCGCCGGGTTCAGCAGTCGCAGGAGCACCCCGCGGCGTTCGTCATCGCCTACTACGGCGACCACACTTGCGGAGCTGGCGTCGGCGATGCGTGCCAACGGGCGGCACCGCCGCTGCCTCCTGCTGCTATCTACCCAAATGCTGGCGGAGTAGCCGGTTTCTTTGATCAATATCAGAACGTGGAATCTcctcagccgttgctcgccgccgAGCAGAGTTGGCGCCGTCAAGGCGAGGCTCCCTGCAGTGAGACGTCTGGGGGACggtggtcgtcgtcttcctccacctcttcatcGGAAGCGGAACTCGGCACTTCTCCTGTAATGGAGTTTCTGGAGGGCGACCTCGGATTAGGATGGGAATGCGCCGTCAACTACCTTTGTTTCACCGATCTCGCTCAGACCGGTGTGATTTAG